A genomic window from Rickettsiales bacterium includes:
- a CDS encoding IS1595 family transposase, with protein FNLFLKECEWRFNMGTPSDLLADLKKLLKEYY; from the coding sequence TTTTAATCTGTTCTTGAAAGAATGTGAGTGGAGGTTTAATATGGGCACACCAAGTGACTTACTGGCAGACCTGAAAAAGTTGCTCAAAGAATATTATTAG
- a CDS encoding ceramidase domain-containing protein, whose product MALMALSDHVDEYCERIDFAFWAEPTNAITNFLIIFAGLAALRLYNKQFPLHGKKHRPNILILIGLIILTGVGSFLYHTLATVWAGYADIIPIIGFIYLYHAVFLRRALAMPYHYVLGYMVAFFGISAFLGATFGREALNGSIGYVPVLISFYTIWVAMLALRRPGAKLFGTTALVFLLAITFRSIDMQICDYFPLGTHFLWHALNSVVLFLLMKIIIQLPDYYQRHKRDGFVSKSRIFR is encoded by the coding sequence ATGGCACTTATGGCACTTTCCGACCATGTCGACGAATATTGTGAACGGATTGACTTCGCCTTCTGGGCAGAGCCAACCAATGCGATTACCAACTTTTTGATCATCTTTGCCGGGTTGGCGGCCTTACGCCTTTATAACAAGCAATTCCCCCTCCACGGAAAGAAACACCGCCCAAATATATTAATCTTGATAGGATTAATCATCTTAACCGGCGTTGGTAGCTTCCTTTACCATACCCTCGCGACCGTCTGGGCAGGCTATGCTGATATCATACCTATCATCGGATTTATCTACCTCTACCACGCGGTTTTCTTAAGGCGCGCGCTAGCAATGCCCTACCATTATGTCTTAGGCTATATGGTTGCGTTTTTCGGCATCAGTGCCTTTCTCGGCGCCACCTTTGGGCGCGAAGCACTTAATGGCAGCATTGGCTATGTCCCAGTATTAATCTCATTTTACACCATATGGGTGGCAATGCTGGCGCTACGACGCCCCGGCGCCAAACTATTTGGTACGACCGCTTTAGTCTTCTTGCTCGCCATCACTTTCCGTAGCATTGATATGCAAATCTGTGACTATTTCCCACTTGGAACGCATTTTCTGTGGCATGCGCTCAACTCTGTCGTGCTCTTCTTACTGATGAAGATCATCATTCAGCTACCCGATTACTACCAACGTCACAAGCGTGATGGCTTCGTTTCCAAGAGTCGTATTTTCCGCTAG